From Streptomyces qinzhouensis, one genomic window encodes:
- a CDS encoding trans-sulfuration enzyme family protein, with protein MTSHHWETRAIHAGREDLVDLGLHVPPIDLSTTYPSRDTVAEAARLDVFGSGADDGGPPIYGRVGNPTVARFESALAELEGAEAAVAFASGMAALCACLLAQVARGRPHVVAVRPLYGTTDYLLDSGLLGTSVTWAEPRGTGDAIRSDTGLVIVESPANPTLTEIDIQALAAACAPVPVLVDNTFATPALQRPLNCGAGIVLHSATKYLGGHGDVMGGVVASNEEFARALRRIRFATGGVLHPLAGYQLLRGLSTLSVRMHHASAAAAEIARRLVHHPSVTRVHYPGLSGEPRPPEQMAAGGAIVSFEVDDPHAVTGSVRLFTPAVSLGSVDSLIQHPASLTHHAMDPGSREQAGISDRLLRISVGLEHVDDLWADLTQALTRD; from the coding sequence ATGACTTCGCATCACTGGGAAACCCGGGCGATCCATGCCGGGCGTGAGGACCTTGTCGATCTCGGACTGCATGTTCCGCCCATCGATCTGTCCACCACCTACCCCTCCCGTGACACCGTGGCCGAGGCGGCGCGGCTCGACGTGTTCGGCTCCGGAGCCGACGATGGAGGTCCGCCGATCTACGGCCGGGTGGGAAACCCCACCGTCGCACGGTTCGAGTCCGCGCTGGCCGAACTGGAAGGGGCCGAAGCCGCGGTGGCCTTCGCCAGCGGCATGGCAGCGCTCTGCGCCTGCCTTCTCGCGCAGGTCGCCCGGGGACGGCCGCACGTCGTCGCCGTCCGTCCCCTGTACGGCACCACCGACTACCTCCTGGACTCGGGCCTGCTGGGAACCTCGGTGACCTGGGCGGAACCCCGCGGCACCGGCGATGCCATCCGCAGCGACACGGGGCTGGTGATCGTTGAGTCACCCGCCAACCCCACACTGACGGAGATCGACATCCAGGCGCTGGCCGCCGCATGCGCTCCGGTTCCGGTACTGGTCGACAACACCTTCGCGACGCCCGCGCTCCAGCGACCCCTGAACTGTGGTGCCGGCATCGTCCTGCACAGTGCGACGAAGTACCTGGGCGGTCACGGTGACGTGATGGGCGGCGTGGTGGCGTCGAACGAGGAGTTCGCCCGTGCTCTGCGGCGGATCCGGTTCGCCACCGGAGGGGTACTGCATCCCCTGGCCGGCTACCAGCTCCTCAGGGGACTGTCGACGCTGTCGGTCCGGATGCACCATGCCTCGGCCGCGGCCGCCGAGATCGCCCGCCGACTCGTACACCATCCGTCTGTCACCAGGGTCCACTACCCGGGGCTGAGCGGTGAACCCCGGCCGCCGGAGCAGATGGCTGCGGGCGGGGCGATCGTGTCCTTCGAGGTCGACGATCCGCACGCGGTGACCGGCAGCGTTCGTCTCTTCACCCCGGCGGTCAGCCTCGGCAGCGTCGACAGCCTCATTCAGCACCCGGCCTCGCTCACCCATCACGCCATGGACCCGGGCTCACGCGAACAGGCCGGTATCTCGGATCGGCTGCTCCGCATCTCCGTCGGTCTCGAACACGTCGATGATCTCTGGGCCGACCTCACTCAGGCCCTGACGCGAGACTGA
- a CDS encoding Lrp/AsnC family transcriptional regulator, whose translation MKEKVVLDSIDQALLRELQNDGRLPNKTLAQRVGVAPSTCLARTQRLMESGVIEGFQAQVSAAAIGRQVQAILAVQFIAHSRPLVDPFVAWAGKRPETRALHHVTGAFDFLVHTACRDTEDLRQLVLEFTARREVGRVETHLVFGSWPGGPLTPG comes from the coding sequence ATGAAGGAAAAGGTTGTCCTGGATTCGATCGATCAGGCACTTCTGCGTGAGCTGCAGAATGATGGTCGGCTGCCGAACAAGACGCTGGCCCAGAGGGTCGGCGTGGCACCGTCCACCTGTCTGGCCCGCACGCAGAGGCTGATGGAGTCGGGGGTGATCGAGGGTTTCCAGGCCCAGGTGAGTGCCGCGGCGATCGGCCGGCAGGTCCAGGCGATCCTCGCTGTGCAGTTCATCGCGCATTCACGTCCCCTCGTCGACCCGTTCGTAGCATGGGCCGGAAAGCGGCCTGAGACGCGCGCGCTTCACCATGTGACCGGAGCCTTCGACTTCCTTGTCCACACGGCCTGCCGTGACACTGAGGACCTCCGGCAACTCGTCCTGGAGTTCACCGCACGCCGGGAGGTGGGCCGAGTGGAGACCCACCTCGTGTTCGGATCCTGGCCGGGAGGACCGCTGACCCCGGGCTAG
- a CDS encoding Fic family protein produces MTAADSLSVWLRVRREADWQRAPALQPIPPDRDGFRCWCEGPVRRRDPIRAERLLAAHALAREDAARRTQLDFTLLAGWQREVLAVPEAPFRRSDAYAKAGRERYGLTPHTRADFDSRLHEATDPTIPLAARAARAYLDVAFFHPFTDGNARAALLTLVHVLAREEIVLPEVGPLQTTRYPDDPAGASDLATLIGVLNRRRH; encoded by the coding sequence ATGACCGCTGCTGACAGCCTTTCGGTCTGGCTGCGCGTGCGCCGTGAGGCCGACTGGCAGCGCGCACCGGCCCTACAGCCGATCCCGCCCGACCGCGATGGGTTCCGATGCTGGTGCGAGGGGCCGGTGCGGCGGCGCGACCCGATTCGCGCCGAGCGTCTGCTCGCCGCACACGCCCTGGCCCGAGAAGACGCCGCACGCCGCACCCAACTGGACTTCACCCTGCTGGCCGGTTGGCAGCGCGAAGTCCTCGCCGTGCCAGAGGCACCGTTCCGCAGGAGCGACGCCTATGCGAAGGCCGGCCGCGAACGCTATGGCCTGACACCTCATACACGGGCCGACTTCGATTCCCGCCTGCACGAGGCGACCGACCCGACCATCCCACTGGCGGCCCGCGCAGCCCGCGCCTACCTCGATGTGGCGTTCTTCCACCCCTTCACTGATGGCAATGCCCGCGCCGCCCTGTTGACCCTGGTCCATGTGCTGGCCCGGGAGGAGATCGTCCTTCCCGAGGTCGGCCCCCTCCAGACCACCCGCTACCCGGATGACCCGGCCGGCGCGTCCGACCTGGCCACTCTCATCGGTGTGCTCAACCGCCGCCGACACTGA
- a CDS encoding FBP domain-containing protein has protein sequence MTREEIRGAIVNPDTTGTKVRLPTWFDDVRWDRIDYLGWRDLRSPQRAYLVTEADGQALGVLLRQAPNDAAHNSRAMMCDLCRFTRRFNEISLFTARLPSRDKRKRLNTVGLLLCTDLDCAVKLHSKPIRQPFDPPDEEMIEQRRVGMRSRTITFIHSVSAWEQTTRRKK, from the coding sequence ATGACCAGGGAAGAGATACGCGGCGCGATCGTGAACCCGGACACGACCGGCACCAAGGTCCGGCTGCCCACCTGGTTCGACGACGTCCGTTGGGACCGAATCGACTACCTCGGATGGCGGGACCTGCGCTCCCCGCAGCGCGCCTACCTCGTCACCGAGGCCGACGGCCAGGCATTGGGAGTACTGCTGCGGCAGGCCCCGAACGACGCGGCACACAACTCGCGCGCGATGATGTGCGACCTGTGCCGGTTCACCCGCCGGTTCAACGAGATCTCACTCTTCACCGCCCGACTCCCGTCCCGGGACAAACGCAAACGCCTCAACACGGTGGGCCTTCTCCTCTGCACCGACCTCGACTGCGCGGTGAAGTTGCACAGCAAACCGATCCGCCAGCCGTTCGATCCCCCGGACGAGGAAATGATCGAGCAACGCCGTGTGGGCATGCGTTCCCGCACGATCACCTTCATCCACTCGGTGTCCGCATGGGAACAAACCACTCGACGGAAAAAGTGA
- a CDS encoding HAD family hydrolase, with translation METVGRYGATYLADGPWDYAYTGPADHPILSRVDQGGLARGVDLAELPEVVKFLVVGASDMAGLAEAGRGLGLTVDHHLDEAIIDVAPGATTKWEALTSLGIGEYAAFGNDINDADLLRNAERAVRVGAHPDLDEVAHITVPPDPEAVAAEISLLARAAAVGPRPRPGRVVQAGSSNCS, from the coding sequence ATGGAGACCGTCGGACGGTACGGAGCGACCTACCTCGCCGACGGGCCGTGGGACTACGCCTACACCGGCCCCGCGGACCACCCGATCCTGAGCCGGGTCGATCAGGGCGGCCTCGCCCGCGGGGTGGACCTCGCAGAGCTTCCTGAGGTCGTGAAGTTCCTCGTCGTCGGCGCCTCCGACATGGCGGGACTCGCGGAGGCCGGCCGCGGGCTCGGCCTCACGGTCGACCACCACCTCGACGAGGCGATCATCGATGTCGCCCCGGGCGCGACAACGAAGTGGGAAGCCCTGACGTCACTGGGAATCGGCGAGTACGCCGCGTTCGGCAACGACATCAACGACGCCGATCTCCTGCGGAACGCCGAGCGAGCGGTCCGCGTCGGCGCCCACCCGGATCTGGACGAGGTGGCCCACATCACCGTACCGCCGGACCCGGAGGCGGTCGCGGCTGAGATCAGCCTGCTGGCCCGGGCGGCGGCGGTCGGGCCCCGGCCGCGGCCCGGCCGGGTCGTTCAAGCCGGATCGAGCAACTGCTCGTAG
- a CDS encoding gamma carbonic anhydrase family protein, translated as MTTTSRDRTGPAPQAPAHPLLMPLLGCAPAVHASAFVAPTAVLIGPVRLGPRSGVWFQAVLRADGDEITVGEESNLQDGVVVHTDPGFPARLGSRVSVGHHAVLHGCDIQDDVLVGMHATVLNGARIGSHSIVAAGAIVPEGRDIPSHSLVAGPHGTVVRRLEEADLALISAHAQNYLALTRLYRLG; from the coding sequence ATGACGACGACCAGCCGCGACCGGACCGGTCCGGCACCGCAGGCCCCCGCTCACCCGCTGCTCATGCCCCTGCTGGGCTGCGCACCCGCCGTCCACGCTTCGGCGTTCGTCGCTCCGACCGCGGTACTCATCGGGCCGGTACGCCTGGGCCCCCGGTCCGGCGTGTGGTTCCAGGCCGTCCTCCGCGCGGACGGCGACGAGATCACCGTGGGAGAGGAAAGCAACCTCCAGGACGGCGTTGTCGTGCACACCGACCCGGGCTTTCCCGCTCGCCTCGGCAGCAGAGTCTCGGTCGGCCACCATGCCGTACTGCACGGCTGCGACATCCAGGACGATGTCCTGGTCGGCATGCACGCGACCGTCCTCAACGGCGCCCGCATCGGCTCGCACAGCATCGTCGCCGCCGGCGCGATCGTTCCCGAGGGACGCGATATCCCGTCCCACTCACTGGTGGCCGGCCCGCACGGCACCGTGGTGCGCCGTCTGGAGGAGGCCGACCTCGCACTTATCAGCGCGCACGCACAGAACTACCTGGCGCTCACCCGCCTCTACCGCCTCGGCTAG